One Cucumis melo cultivar AY chromosome 8, USDA_Cmelo_AY_1.0, whole genome shotgun sequence genomic window, tttttatgtaaaaaaataaaataaataaataaataaactaaaaagaaaaagaaaaccatacttttttcttccctttttcttttcctctctttaCAAACATATTAATGAAAAGACTGTTGGGCAACGAATTTTGGGTAGTGGAAAAAAAACACATTATACatgataattaaaatataatgaaaatgaaatatggAGGAATAATTATAGAGGGAAGTATGGCAGCAAAATAAGGGAAAAGAAATTTATGCGGTGGCAGTGACGGTGGCGGTGGCGGAGTccgatcaaaaagaagaaacatgGGTGCCAACGAATCCAAATCCGACGATGCAGAAGGCTATGGCTTGaaggaagaggaaaatgaaGTATTGGTTTTTGCCAAAGAAAATGTCGTAAATGCCACATATGAACAAATATGCTCCCACTCCAAGTTCCCACATCAGAACCCTATCATTgtcaatataatttataattactAAATCACATATAATTTGTTTAATCAATAAACATATTGCATTTTTGCATTATATTTGACTGATAGTACGAAGTCCACTTGATTTTTATTACAACGTAACATAAGACTCTTAACATCTTAATGTTAGATCAACGGTGACTGCATCGTTCTAGTCACCGCCAACTACACCACTTTGATGTTTCAATTTTTGTGTGACATTCTAATAAATTATTTTCGGTATACTTGGTTAATGATAAAATTGCTACTTTGGAATGAAAAGAAgcaaaatggaaagaaattgcatacCTTTCCCCAATCCAAAATCGTGTCTTTTTAGGGGTTTTAGCAGCAAGTTTAGGCTTGGAGGCATCGCCTAATTTCTCAGTTACAATCCATTCGTTTACTCTGCTTGCCTCCAACAACCCAATGATTGTGCCCTTTGTTCTATGCATTGCCATTACATTCTCAAACAGAATCCAATACACCAATAAATGTAATGACCTGtaatttcaaataataataattttaatcaaattcaagcccaagaatttgaaattgaaactaAAACTAGAGCAGTGAAGTAGACCTTGGAGTGCCAACAGCATTGAGAAGGGTAATGATGGAAGGAATGTAAACAGATCCCCATTTGGGAACCTCAACTTCCGGTACCAATACGGTGGCCGGTAATACAAGGCAGTAAAAGACGAAGGTGTTTATATGTGCTACCACTTTTCTCACAAAGAAGAAACTGTAAATTACATGCACTTTCTTCCATGCTGACACTTTCTGCCAACCACAACaaaattacattaattaatCATATCGAATTATGGACTATGGATTATGGAgaagtagttttttttttttttttttttttttttttaaattttgggtttatatcaaatttaattacCTTGTTAGTGATGATTTCCATTATCATCTTTCTCAATAGATTGGCAGGCCCGCATGACCATCTGTGTTGTTGGTAACGGTAGGCTTTCAATGAACTGGGCAATTCATTTTTCACCTACAAACAcgtaaaaataaacattaatatagttgtgtgtgtgtgtgtgtgaattTTAATTGTTTGATTTATATATTTGGTTCTAATGATCTCCTGTCGTCTATGTactataaataagaaaaatatgatTAACCTTAAGGTCTCCAAGATACAAGAATTTCCAGCCTTTGAGACTGGCGCGTACGGCCAAGTCCATGTCTTCGACAGTGGTGCGGTCTTTCCACCCACCTGCCTCGTTGAGTGCCGCAATTCTCCAAACACCTGCCGTCCCTGTTTTCATTTTCAAACTTTACTTtgttttttagagaaaaaaattagGCCAATCCTTGGGGTGGGGGAGGAGGTAATCCAAATTATTTACCATTGAAGCCGAAGAAGGCATATGTGGATGAGCCCACTTCTTGCTCCACGGTGAAATGATAATCCAATGACATTTCTTGCATCCTTGTCAAAAAGCACTCATTTGCATTCACTgcacaataaaaagaaaattcatttGCATTCACTAGCATCCAACCACTCTCACTTTAAATCATAGAATTAGTCTTCGCCCCACAAAAACAAAGGGGGACCCGATTGCGGTCCACTATTCTACTCCGTAGTCCTTGGCACATGCCATTCCCCCCAAATAACGTCacatttattttttacttccttaaattataattttccaactttatatttattttgggGAAATAACCAAATTTTGGACCATACGAAATTATCATAAAGTGGGTCtgcatttttttaattgaatacAACATTTCAATACAATTGGCCCATTACATGATATGGAATAGAATTGATGTTCTTTCTTTTACACCTAATTTACACAACACAAACATTAcctctattattattattattaccattattatttttattatttgtttccACCCCCACAATCTCTTATCTTCTTGACATTTTGCCTAGATTTCCTGTCGGGTTTTTCTCTTTTGTCCACTACCTCTGTTTTTCTATTCACCAATGTTATGTcccaatttattattattattattattattattatttccttccCCCACATTCTTCTCTTCGTATAAATGTTTCCTTTACTTACTAATATTTTATAATGTATGTATAAATTCACTCATTGTCTCACCTCATATGTTCTCTATCGAATATGGACTTCTTTTTTGTCCCCTATACTCATTATTAATACTTTCTACCTTCATAACGGGAGAATTGATCGGTGTATAAGGTTGAACAACTTCCTTCCATCTAAAATTTGTGACTAGAAActacatttattttaaaaacatcaaatcCTCGTTACTTTCATAAGCCCGATAAGTTGTAGCTAACAAGTTATTTAGATCATGATTGAATTCaagaattttcaattttttaatttgagttaatttcttttttgaaagaaaagaaaaggataggttttttttttcttttttcttttttgaaattgtGAGGAAAggtcaataaattttaaaaaatcgaaAATGGAAAATAGAGTGGTTAAGTTATAATaagttttcaatttttattttgaaaagtggGATAATAAAATCTATATTAAGATGGGGATGTTTTTTACATGTGTCATGCCAAACATTTCTTTATTTAAAGAATTTAAGAGCTTCATTTACTCACTTTGACCAAATTTGTTCTCACCCAATATAATTTACTCTTATATACCTGCACACAACTTCCTAGGGACCTCTCCATCTAATAATTCTACCTCTTATTTAACTCATTCTCATCATAAATGCCTCAAATACAATctcatcaaaaaaaaaaaaaatatatatatatatatatatttcttaaaCATTTGGACTTTAATATTTTGCTGTCTCAAAAACACCAAATCTAATAAGATTTGAAAACATGTGGTCTGATTAAGGCATAGGAGGAATGTAAGGGGCATTATAGGAAATAAAAAGAAACGATGGTGGAAGTGGACCTTTTGGCAATAAAGGAACTTTCCCACCAAAATAGAGGGCATGAGGAACCCCAAGGAATTCCAATTTATTATGTAGTAAATCTTTTATCAttaaatgaattaattaatttaaacaagAGTCAAGTTTTGTTgtttgaaaataaagaaaattgaaaggaaaaagaaaagaaaagaaaagaaaagaaaagaaaagaaaagaaacttcAGATTTGGCCAAGCAAATCCTAACAACGTggaaaattcaagtgataaaaTACAAATTAGCCTACCTTTGATTTTCCTTTCtcttagaaaaataaaaagttttcaaaatgcGTTCAATAGGTTTGGTCACCTGCCCGGTGGGTCCTGCCCCCAAAAAGCTTAGTGtaggaaaaaaaaacctaaagtTTTGGTCTTAAACTCTTTATTAATTCAACAAAACTCAAATTACAAGGACAAAAATGGAATTTTAAACAAAGATCACACGTGTTAAATCCAGCGACCACCACGTGGATCATAGTGAGATTTAGTTCGTTAAGAAAAGCCATTGGCTTGGCTGGGTTGTGTTCTATAGATAATCAAACCCGCCGACACTTTTAAACTATGTTAATCCCCACCTAATTTCCCTCCAATTATTAGTTTTAACTGTTTCATAATCTTATTCACGAcccaagaaaaaaagaaaaaaaaaaaaaaaaaaaagagaacatTTAATAGATCATTAACTTCACTAAATTAGTATCTACATCTTAAATTCGGTAAAATAAATTCCTAGACACATCCAACCAACCAAATTTAGTATCTTAAAATATGATAATTCAGTGAATGTTTTGAGATTGAAATAGAAACTTACCAAATTTCCAGCGAGCTTGAACAAGAGCAATATTGGGGTtatgaagaagaaaaggaacAGTTCGCCAAAGAAAATCGGGTTCGGGTTGAAAATCGGCATCGAAAATAGCAACAAAATCACATTGCTTCACATAGCTTCTTTTTAAGCCTTCCTTGAGAGCCCCAGCCTTGTATCCATTTCTATTGTCTCTTATTTCGTACTTTATGTTTATTCCTTTGCTGGCCCATCTTTGGCATTCCATTTCCACTAaatcctacattttttttaattgttatttaCATTTATTCCCTCAAACATTCCTTCAATCACATTCTAAAGAGaagttcaaaaattaaaattatcgTACCTTGATTATTGGGTCTGTGGAATCGTCAAGAACTTGAATAATGATTCGATCCGACGGCCATGAGAGTCCACATGCAGCCCCAATCGACAGTTGATACACCTATAcacaaagaagaaaaggaaaaagaaaagataattacaAAAACAAGAACTAATTAAGTTTAATTAAAGAGTTGAAAATAGTTAAAAATTACCTCTTTTTCGTTGTACATTGGGATTTGAATTAAAACCATAGGATAAACAGAGTTACCAAGCTCGATATCGTCTTTCATGGGCTCCCATTTGTAACGCTTCTCTGGTTTTCTTCCAAAGAGTTTGACAAAAGAAATGACAATTCCCATATAAACCCTTTCCACGAACAGCATTAACGACATTATTAGGCAAAGGAAAACCGAGAGTCGGAGCAGGGGAACCACAAGGGGAGCTCTGATCGTATCCCAAGGCAATGAACTTACTTGGAACGACATGTCGTCGATTGTTCCTTCAAATGCTGTCTCTGTAGGGAGAAGAGTTGCCGATGAAATCCTCTCCATTTTTTTCTcgggaaaaaaaaataaaaacaaaagagaaaaggagAATATTTTGTTGCTTTGGATTGacgcaaaaaaaaaagaaaaaaagaaaaaaagaaaaagaaaaaagaaaaattgtaacGAAACCCCAAAGATTTAAAAGTgatatatgaaaataaaattagaaaaaagagTTCTGGGAATTTTGCTTTCTGCTTCTGCTGCAGAGGAAAAGGAAGCAGAAGCAGAGCTTGGAAGTGGGATGTaataaatgaagaagaaaagtgTGGGGTTTATATAAgctttttttaattgttttatggaagtaataatattgttgttattattaaatggggtgttgttttttctttattattgtaCAAATCTTTTTTTTGTATTAGCAATGGACGCTGTGTTTTGTAGTGTTCTCAACCATAAATATTGTTGGGCTAAAATATAAATTGAAAAAGgaaatgtaaaaaagaaaaaaagaaaaaagcaaagatttttatttattttgagtgTGTATTAGGCAACCGACATTGCTGAGGGTGTGATCTTGTAAAAGCTTTTTATCCTCCTTGTGGTCGTCCCTATGGCTGATTTGGAACTTTATTCTCTTTTAATATTGTTGTTTTACATTTATGATTAAATTACTCATTTACTCTATTTGGTCTTACAGTTTATAAGCCCATTTGAATAGTCTTAAAGTTTGCATGCTACCATCCTTGCTGTGGACACTTAATTCTATTGGTAACTTTGCTTTGGTTTAGTCTCTTTTTCTAAGTTAATTTATATGAAGGTATTAATATAGGTTGTTCACGAGTCCACCACACTCGACCTTTTAGTTAATACATGAAGTGTATATTCAAAAAAGTACAAAGAAATGATGTTTTAGAgttttcttacttttttataagGGAGTGttagaatgaaattatttatattgCTCTCTCTTTGATAATCGTCTATGCTTATGTGTGATACCAACGAGGTTAGGGTGGTTTTGGTCCTCTAGACTGTAAAGCTTTTAAAGTCAagtttggtttgattttttttattaatgtaGTTATTTGACTTGCAACAAGTCAATCAAAAATTTAAGGgttctattttctttcttttgtgaCGTTTATTTTTCCTCTTATTGTCTCTCAACTTTTTTTGGTTTGTTATGAACCTTTCACGTGACAactctaattaaaaaaaaaacttatataattttttttttgttttagaaaagtATTGTGTATCTTTATACGTTGTTGTTTAAGCATTCTTGTAGAATGTTATTTTGTGAATGAACAACTACAAAGTAGGTACTACGTTTTCGTCCATTCAAatattactatttatttttattcattcCCAACTCTAATATAATCATCTAATATTGTAACAAAAAACAACCTTCTTACGTGAAAAGAAATTTTTTGTTGAGTTTGAATAAATCATATGCACCCAATTGAAACTTTGAAACCAtaggaaataaattaaaacttaaTCCTACACAGGATCATATTAGGGACTATAATATAAAATCATGGAGAGTAACTTCATGATTTAACCATAATATATATGCCTATTTATAACCTTTAAAATCATCACGAAGACCAACATCATGATTGAACCTTTATAtgtctatttatttatttatttaacctAACATCTTTAATTTTTCCTTTATTCATTAAGCTCACAGTCCTCTAAATTTTGATTATGAAGTACActcacacacacaaaaaaaaaaaaaatgtcaaaaaatGGTGAAGTTGAATTATTTTAGCATAGATGAAATGATATGGTGGCGATGTGATGTTAGGCCTCGGAAAGAGTTCCCCTCATCTTTTATATTACAAAGAGTCActttctataatctattttaaaaatatattcttCTACAATTCTGGATGATTTGTAAGTTAGTAGTACTTCCATATCAACTTTAAAATATCTTGATTATGATAATAATCTCTTTTGGATGTCTAATAATTGAGTAATAAAGCAAACAAATGACTTTTACTATGTAAGCATCTATGACCAAATAATTTTGTTTGTAGAAGTCAGATTCTaaaaagtaacaaaaaaaaaaaaaaaccaataattAATTTATCGGATTGAAGACAGATAGATAATGACTATTAAGAGTAAGCGTCATTTTTGTACAACAAATTTAGTATATACCAACCTAAACAAATTAGTGATACCTAaaattctctctcttttttttaaagtaatttGATAGGTTTAAGATCATTTTTACTTATAAACATGATGATTGAAAATCAATTTAAAGAGTTTGTAACGgtttagaaattaattatacctaagtcttttttttctaaaaacacTATCCGACTATCACTCTCAGACACatcctaaaaaagaaaaataataataaaaaagtgaTTTTTGATGTGGGTatcttaattaatttgtttCCTAAGTgacatatttaatgaaaatgATGCATGACATATTTGTATAATGTAATTTAAATATAGTTTTTATACATTATTAATTATTTcaacctatatatatatatatagttcaaAATTACTAAATTATGTGAATTTAAACATTGcttctttgtaatttttttaaacataGTTTAATAAACTCAGTGTATTGAAAACCTTCCTAAATATGGGATTGTCATAATTTCATGTATGTATTCTCAATTTTTGTATCTATTCTTATTTGACTTTACTATTAGTATGCAACACATTTTTGAAACTCACATAGTATTAGGTTTCAACGTAAATGAAAAAGAACATGCACTTAATAATCAGATATAGCAATGTAAttagatgtttggattttttttttttttttttatgagaaCAATTCTCCGAAAGAATATATAACTCATAGCATCATAcattttatttcattaaatgattcaaattaattttaggtataaataaaattttctatatacttcctataaaaataattattatagatatttttcaaTGAAGGGAATTGAAACAATCTAtcaactatttataaaatataacaaaattagtCCAACTTTATACCAttcatttatgttttttatttatatatattttgtaaatagtttcatttttttctatttataacGATTCTcttattttaaaatctttttttttttgtttttatatataaataattttgagaatcaattttctaaataaatgacaaaaattCACATCACACAATTTTCTACTAAATATATGTAATTCTATCAATATCAACGAATCTtctatatatttaaatatatggCTGATTAAGTTAATCTTTTAGATGAAAATTTTAAACGAACCATCTGGaaaataaatagtttttttttttttttttttttatatataccaACTAAAGTGAAAGTTACGACATGTTGCATTATAGTGGATGATCATTTTAAAGGATTTTATAAAGTTGTTTTTGTGCTCCAATTACATTTGAATTGGGCTAGCTTTTGTTGTGGGCGTCATAGCCTTAGCCTCCAACTCATTTCTCCTAGTTTGGTTTTGAGATAATTCAAGTGAACTTACCTACAAACCTCCTAACAATGATTAATAATCTATTGCATATCGATACTATAAGTTACTTAGTCAGGAACGGCTAATTTAGTTAAGCCTAATAGAAGCAAAATCATGTCTCTACTTTTGAAGATTAATTACTTACATGCATCTTCTCTTTATGGTGAATGAATAGTGTTATTTATAAATCTACCATTTAATAGACATCTTTGGTTACATATAATGATATTAATGTACCAAAAACAAATTCCGAACACTCGAGATTTCAAGTTACTTaacttgaatatcattcaattgtttttcaattaatatatatttattgacTCAACCTGTCAGTCTACAACTCAAGGCAATTCATTTCTTCCTTGAGATACATATCTCTCTTTATCTTTTGCTTTGTTTTCTATAaacttatgtttttttttttgtgaattttCTTAAcgcaaaaaagaagaagaagttacGGTCAATTTTAGCTATCGTGGACTTATAAATAAAGATATCCTACTGGAACACCTTTAGataaacaaattaattagaatatgtttctaatataaattatacatTTTGATGGAAAAAATCCATGTTTAGAAACTTACTTATAAATTATAAGTTTCATATAGTTGCCTTTCCAAACAAAATGTAATGAATAGTGTAAATTGAAACAATTTAtcaaaaatcaaaaaataattggatacaaaatcctaaaatttaaggttatattttatgaattaaTATTTTCGCTATAAATAAATTTGCATTTAACTTTTAAAACTATGTGTGAATTTCATcttttaaaagtaaaataataatataaatcaTAAGATAAATTAATATGTTAATCTTagttttcgttttcaaaattaagaaaagaaaagatttgaCTAACTTAAGATTTGATGTTTTCTGAAACATTAAAACTCCAAAGGAAACATGAAATCTCCAATATTTTGTTGAATGACATAATATTTAAATCCAATCAACATTCTTACtatttttaagactttaaaaACACAATcgcaacaaaagaaaaattgtataaattaaaattcatGAATGGTGGAAAGAGGCTCACAAAATAGATTCCAAAGCACACTTACTTTGAATTTGATTCACAAAGCACAAAcactaaaaagaaaagtttaaaataattaatatctaaTTCAGTCTCCCTATTTGAATGATCAAACAAAAAAGTAATGCTTTTTTGTGAGTTTACCAGTTATGACTTATGATCATCTTTCTATGGTGTGGGGGCTAAATAGTCaatatatgtatacatatacatatagaAAAGCAATTTTTTTGAAGCAAACAAATAACCCTTTAATTTGAGAACTTATTGATTGTTTTAAAGAGGGGTAGTTGAGTGATTGATGCCAGCAGATTTTGTCCAATTAAATTGACTGAAAACCTAACACTTCCAATTAAATGCCCCATTCAATTCTAATATGTTTTTaacatttatttttctaatttttgctTTTCACAATGATCAACCAAcataattaatttgtttatgaCATATTTAGGATGAATAGAAGTATTAGGTCATGTCTTATCTTAACAGGTTCCAAAAGAAGGATTGTTTCAAATCATGTTTAAGGTTACTGTGCTtacatttttatgtttttcaagGCTTGGAAATACatcataattattattttaattatcggTTTAATACTGTCTTAGataatattaatttatcaaTAACTTTTCTTAgtattcaataattttattgGAGTTCATTTGTAACCATTGGATCTTACATTTTGTTCTAGAATCAATTTGTTTTCATTAAAACTTTTTACCATTAAATTCGATTTTGTTATGATCAAGTTTATATGAACCATGATTTGTTATTCTTGCTTCCTATCTTATAGTGGAATTCTTATACTTGGTTTTTAATCTAACTTGTTtaggtgatttttttttttgaaaaaaaaagtctgtggtattattcattttcttctttttcattattattattattcttgatGTATTTTAGTTTAGTTAATCTAATTTTCAACTTTGGAACTTATCGAATCAAATCTTTTTCCCTCGAATTCTAACATTTTGATTGTTCTATTTACAAAAGTTAAGTTTTAATTGACGGTTTTTTATTCCAGTTTTCTAACTATATTATTTGGAACAACAACCTTTACGATTTGGAACCAaagtacaattttgaaataattatacCATCTATTAAATcatccaaaaaagaaaaaaaaaaacttttgatatttcgatttttttaattcaaatcttttttctccctttttaaTCTAAGGTTACTAATGATTATGTTTTCATTATCTGAAAcacttttttataaaagaaaacaaatatattcAAAGTTATATTTGGAATTTTATTGTCCAAAGTTCAAATTATGGAAAGACTTGAAAACAacattttcttatatatatatatatatattttagtatttctaaaatttggaacttaatattttaaaatggaatatatataaaagaaactTTGATAAATACATCACTGCATATCTTAAACTCctatttttgttaaatttaagtAAACatgatataattatattatattacaaATTATACCGAAAttgtaattaaaataataatcatGCAAACACTTAACAAAAACATATTATATTGATcggttaaatatatatttagtgagtaactttatatatttatttatttatcattttGAATAGTTGTTTAATTTAAATCCAATTTGCTAACATGGGCATAATGCTCGAAATCAAAGtttcaaattcttcaaaaaTCTCATCTTGTTGTATTAATCAAAactaaaatctaaaagatttgAAACCATTACCAAATATTGACAATAGAGtttataaaacaaatatttttctaaaagagaaaaaaaaaaagaaacaaatatagAGCTCAAGCCCATCCAAGCCCAAGATATAAGCCCGCCTTAACTAAGGTTTTCTTTTTAATCATCTAAATGAAATTAACTTAGGTGTCTTctcaatattttgtttttttgaattttattttgttacatgatagtccaaatctaaatgatttttttaaaaaaaatttagtacacgatcgtttagatttgactacacaatcgtttagatttaagaccatttttttttcaaaatttggtatatacgattttttcaatattctttatacatagtcttttagttttggttactctaatttaaaatttaaatgtctaaccaattttttcaagattttctaATTTGATTATCGTAAAAAAGACGaatgaaagaaatagatttgggtaagatttggttacccaaatctaaaaattaaaaaatggaagaaatagCATGAAAAGTaagacaataaaaaaattaaaaaaaaagtgaggacaaatctggaatatttaaaaaaagctAAATTTATGCGCTTTGTTATACAACCGTAAATATTTCactaatttgttatatttaaaaaagtttttttattaacttACTTATAGCTTAAAAattacaatattttttaattgcAGACTTATAgtccttttcattttttgaattattggatatggtgtaaatattttattttaaaaaaactatttcGTTTTTTAGTATATAGATATTTTGTGtaataatttcaaatatatgaATTCAACCATCGATCATAATCAAAGAGGACAAATACGACAATTATGATTTTACTGGTATATTATTATTTCACCCTCTTTTGTCCTCAATATTTTGCAATATTTTTGTCCTCATGTTAGTTGAATCAAATGAGTTTAGAATCTACAAGATGTATAGGTTTATAGTTTATTTTGAAGATTCCAACAAACACCATTCAGACAAATTTAAAATATctcataattttaaaaatttaatttctcTTGTGTGACCCCTTTGTTTTCGAGAATATATAGGTGGATGTATATAATTAATGGAATATTGAACTTTTCTACATAACGGGTGCCTAAATTTAAGCCCCATTATCGAAACCATAAGACAATTATTGGTATATTATTAcccatttaatttaattcaacgaTTTAAACTCTTAACATCTTGTACAAATTGATTCATACTATCATTTTGGCtgaatttaataatttattagtATCAAAACATGACGTTTTCACAACTTCAAACTATATAAATTGTTCGATATCGATATTTAGGTGATTAAATTACCCATGTATCCTCCTCTATATGATGCTTGGACTTGGgaaagaattatatatatatactacttTGGTTGATGTGATTTTAGATCTTATTAACATGTTTATTTTAGCTCCTATATTTTCACATTTGGTTCTTTTAAGTTCGTCTACTTTAGAAGTGTTTATTGTGTggtttaaactttttttttaaaaaaagagactattttgataattttattttcaaaagatCAAAATTGATCTCatttgaaaagtttaagaacGTAAATCAAACCaaagtaaaagaaagaaaataataaattgcTTATTTAAATTTCCAAAACACAAggaaagaaaagtacacagtgAATGAAAGgttaataaacaataaattgTTGAGCATTCCTTAGGACAAATATATTCACAGACTTCCTaaacttatctatttttgagtttttccaggtaaaagaagaagaagaagaaaaaaggccGATTCTTTTCTGACCCTTTATTTTTGGC contains:
- the LOC103500866 gene encoding glucomannan 4-beta-mannosyltransferase 9-like isoform X2 translates to MGIVISFVKLFGRKPEKRYKWEPMKDDIELGNSVYPMVLIQIPMYNEKEVYQLSIGAACGLSWPSDRIIIQVLDDSTDPIIKDLVEMECQRWASKGINIKYEIRDNRNGYKAGALKEGLKRSYVKQCDFVAIFDADFQPEPDFLWRTVPFLLHNPNIALVQARWKFVNANECFLTRMQEMSLDYHFTVEQEVGSSTYAFFGFNGTAGVWRIAALNEAGGWKDRTTVEDMDLAVRASLKGWKFLYLGDLKVKNELPSSLKAYRYQQHRWSCGPANLLRKMIMEIITNKKVSAWKKVHVIYSFFFVRKVVAHINTFVFYCLVLPATVLVPEVEVPKWGSVYIPSIITLLNAVGTPRSLHLLVYWILFENVMAMHRTKGTIIGLLEASRVNEWIVTEKLGDASKPKLAAKTPKKTRFWIGERVLMWELGVGAYLFICGIYDIFFGKNQYFIFLFLQAIAFCIVGFGFVGTHVSSF
- the LOC103500866 gene encoding glucomannan 4-beta-mannosyltransferase 9-like isoform X1, encoding MERISSATLLPTETAFEGTIDDMSFQVSSLPWDTIRAPLVVPLLRLSVFLCLIMSLMLFVERVYMGIVISFVKLFGRKPEKRYKWEPMKDDIELGNSVYPMVLIQIPMYNEKEVYQLSIGAACGLSWPSDRIIIQVLDDSTDPIIKDLVEMECQRWASKGINIKYEIRDNRNGYKAGALKEGLKRSYVKQCDFVAIFDADFQPEPDFLWRTVPFLLHNPNIALVQARWKFVNANECFLTRMQEMSLDYHFTVEQEVGSSTYAFFGFNGTAGVWRIAALNEAGGWKDRTTVEDMDLAVRASLKGWKFLYLGDLKVKNELPSSLKAYRYQQHRWSCGPANLLRKMIMEIITNKKVSAWKKVHVIYSFFFVRKVVAHINTFVFYCLVLPATVLVPEVEVPKWGSVYIPSIITLLNAVGTPRSLHLLVYWILFENVMAMHRTKGTIIGLLEASRVNEWIVTEKLGDASKPKLAAKTPKKTRFWIGERVLMWELGVGAYLFICGIYDIFFGKNQYFIFLFLQAIAFCIVGFGFVGTHVSSF